The proteins below come from a single Nostoc sp. KVJ3 genomic window:
- a CDS encoding 1-aminocyclopropane-1-carboxylate deaminase/D-cysteine desulfhydrase gives MSSIFFPPPIQKINSEIAHSAGVDLYVLRLDLMHPWVNGNKWFKLKYNLLEAKQKNFTTLLTFGGAYSNHIYATAAAGNLFGFRTIGVIRGEERLPLNPTLSFAVKQGMQLVYLNRDMYRQRNTSALEEYLQQHFDEVFIIPEGGSNLNGVRGCMEIIGDAMPTAGYAYAFDHICVACGTATTLAGIALSLYKGQRAIAFPVLKNGAFLAQEIESLLTNYLASDLPTPSNYPASWELMCDYHFGGYAKVNDELLMFSQQFTEEHGVPLDYVYTAKMFYGVMDLLKQGFFGKGDSLLLVHTGGLQGNVGMEERLQRFSKI, from the coding sequence ATGTCATCAATATTTTTTCCTCCCCCTATACAAAAAATCAACAGCGAAATCGCTCATAGTGCTGGTGTTGATCTGTATGTGTTGCGCCTCGATCTCATGCACCCGTGGGTTAACGGCAACAAGTGGTTTAAGTTGAAGTACAACCTTTTGGAAGCCAAGCAGAAAAATTTCACAACATTACTTACCTTTGGTGGCGCTTATTCCAATCACATCTATGCAACTGCGGCAGCTGGTAATCTTTTCGGTTTTCGTACCATTGGCGTAATTCGTGGAGAGGAAAGGCTACCACTGAATCCGACGCTGAGTTTCGCTGTAAAGCAGGGTATGCAGCTTGTGTATTTGAACCGCGATATGTATCGACAGCGCAACACATCAGCGTTAGAGGAATATCTGCAACAACATTTTGATGAAGTGTTTATCATTCCCGAAGGTGGGAGTAATTTAAATGGTGTGCGCGGCTGTATGGAGATAATTGGTGATGCGATGCCTACGGCTGGCTACGCCTACGCATTTGATCATATATGCGTAGCATGCGGTACAGCTACCACACTAGCAGGGATTGCGCTTTCGTTGTATAAAGGACAAAGAGCGATCGCTTTTCCCGTTCTCAAAAATGGGGCATTTCTTGCACAAGAAATCGAAAGTTTGTTGACAAATTACCTCGCCTCCGATTTACCTACACCATCTAACTATCCCGCTTCCTGGGAATTGATGTGTGATTACCACTTTGGCGGCTATGCAAAGGTAAACGACGAATTGCTAATGTTTAGCCAACAGTTCACAGAGGAACATGGCGTACCCCTTGATTACGTATATACTGCTAAAATGTTTTACGGTGTGATGGATTTACTAAAGCAGGGATTTTTTGGTAAAGGTGATTCGTTGCTGCTAGTACACACAGGCGGTTTACAGGGTAATGTTGGCATGGAAGAAAGATTGCAGAGATTTTCTAAAATTTGA
- a CDS encoding class I SAM-dependent methyltransferase, with amino-acid sequence MMIVNQIIGDSQNRTSSNFGKRFFAWMMAQSSSTYDKISSDVYDGLRLRKRSLFANLQGKVLEIGPGTGHNLPYYPKDIHWIGIEPNPHLHSYLRKQAEKLSLNIDLRIGNAEWLDAEDNSIDTVVSTLVLCSVPNIDYTLQAILRVLKPGGRFLFIEHVAAPQGTILRQLQRTISPIWKVIGDGCHPDRETLIALENAGFASVNYERFDTRLPIVSPHIIGVATK; translated from the coding sequence ATGATGATTGTCAACCAAATTATTGGAGATTCACAAAATCGCACTTCTAGCAACTTTGGTAAACGTTTCTTTGCCTGGATGATGGCTCAAAGTAGTAGCACGTATGATAAAATATCGAGCGATGTCTACGACGGGCTACGCCTACGCAAACGTTCTCTTTTTGCAAATCTCCAAGGTAAAGTGTTAGAAATTGGGCCAGGAACAGGCCATAATCTGCCTTACTACCCTAAAGATATCCACTGGATAGGAATTGAGCCAAACCCACATCTGCATTCCTATCTCCGAAAACAAGCAGAAAAACTTAGCCTAAACATCGACCTACGAATTGGTAATGCTGAATGGTTAGATGCTGAAGATAACAGTATAGATACTGTGGTTAGTACTTTAGTCTTGTGTTCAGTGCCAAATATAGATTATACATTACAGGCAATTTTAAGAGTACTCAAACCAGGTGGACGCTTCTTATTTATTGAACACGTCGCTGCACCTCAAGGAACTATATTACGACAACTACAAAGGACAATTAGTCCGATTTGGAAAGTGATAGGTGATGGTTGTCATCCAGATAGAGAAACTTTGATTGCTTTAGAAAATGCTGGTTTTGCTAGTGTGAATTATGAGAGATTTGATACAAGATTACCGATTGTTAGTCCTCATATTATCGGCGTAGCGACAAAGTGA